In Lytechinus variegatus isolate NC3 chromosome 6, Lvar_3.0, whole genome shotgun sequence, the DNA window CTTGTCAAATCCAAGTTCTGCCGTCTCTTCCTCCGTCTGGCCCTGTAAGGAATGCAACGACAGGGGAGAGTTTCACGAAGACATTTATAAAGTGATTGTCATctacaactgttataagctccTGAAATCATAGAATCTGATTGGAGGCAAGCAAATTTTCTGAAATTCAAATATTATGTGAAGCTCTCCCAGAGGAAGTCTTTCACATAGACTTTTTGAAAGTGATTGTCATCAAcaattgttataagctattgaaatcctttTATATGATGGAGGCAAGCaaatttctgaaattgaaaCAACTTGTTGAACACTCCCAAGAGGAAAAGTCTTCAATGAGGACTTTTTTAAAGTCCTTTATTGTCTACAAATgtcataagctactgaaatgattttatatgattggctgagagaaaTTCTTAAAATTACACTAATGAATGAGACAGGAAGCACTCAAGATGAGAGTTTCACAAAGATCTTTATCAAGTGGTTTGTCCTCAACTGTTACAAGCTGCTGAAATCCCTGCATCTCATTGGCTAAGACcatattttgttaatcacaATAATACATGAAGCACTCCCAGTAACTTAGGAAGTGGCGTTTCAAGTTCCTTTAAATCAATTGAATGCCAACcaaacattgtgcaaattttacCCAATGCTGCACAACCATAAACCGAAAGTGCAACAAAATCACACCCAACCAATATACATACATGCCATTGCTCCCTTAGTTacataatattgaataaaaaattgtaGTGTAGTCCCATACCTTGACTTTTAGGTAGAGCATACTGCTTTTAGCATTTGCTCCCACTGATGATACTAGGTGGTACTGCTCGCATCCGTTCTTTTTTGCGAGCTCCCCGATCTTCATCACGTAGTCGTGATCGACCTTCTTGAAGCCTTCCTATGTAGCAGAGAATAAAATTGATGTTATTAGTGCCAATATCAAAACTATTCATTACAGTGAAACCTGTTTATTAAGGCCACTGGAGAAATGTGGCTTTCACAGACAGGTTCTTACACACATATTCCCTTTGAATGGGAGAAATTTTTAATGTCCactaaataaatgatttcacTGTAGTCAGGTTGCTTCCAAGCCAGCTTTGACTTTAGGGCAGAccagggttagttggaacatggggtaagttgaaacattgtaattttctttaatgcctgtaaaataaatctatgtaatactgccctcaatttattgcaaaaataattcaaacactgttgtattatcaatagcaataaattgagtgcagtattgcataaatttatttcacaggctttaaagaaaattacaatgtttcaaattaccccatgttccaaatAACCCCAGTCTCCCCTACTATCAATTTATTGCTATAAGATTGTTacaataatagtgatgataCTACTAACAATTCGCATAATATCTCTCTGTATAAGCTCTCAACATTTCTAGGTAATAACAAATAAGCCATCTCGGAGTGTTGGAGATACAATCTCAGCATTTGCAGAAAAAGGTTATTTGAACAACCATTTCTCAGACCAACTGACATGCAACTCTTAGGGGTTTGCCCGACATAGCAATACTCATTTTCAAACAGACTGGATTGGACTGTGATGGACTTTCTTAAATCCTTTCtctgaaacagaaaatgttGACAATGAATGTGAACAGCTGTTAGTGAAACTCAGACTATTTTGTGTCATGGAATGCCTCCCAAGCAATATCCTTAATGACGTACTAGTGCTTGGCAATATTATGGATACTATCCAAATTATGCgatattgacaaaaatattgaatattcgaTAATGGTTATGTAAGACTATGTACATATTTCCTAAATAACACATGACCAACATATTGATAAGTTAAAACTATTTTCTGACCACAAATGCTGCTCTGTATTGCTTCAAACCAACTCAGAACCTGGTATCCACAGTTGGCACGCAACTACCCACTTCTCATCCACAAGCACCACTAAAGGCCTAACTTTCATTTCCCCTTTCAAGCTCTCATGGGAATCACTGCTGCTCATATTGAACTTACAGAATGAATCTTCAGACTTGGCAATATATCATCATGTTATCAGCGATATTTAGATGGTAATGATCAACCAACATCAAATCATATCTCGACCAGTATAAGCGCTAAACACTGTGCTAAGagaggccctgttacaaccggcAATCTAGGAGTAATGATCAAAGCTTGACATCACAATCCAAGATGTGACTGGCCTACTGTTAATAAAGCTCTGTTAGAGTGAATGTTTCTGTGCGGCCAGTAAAGCACAGGTGTACTATCACATACCTTGCCAGCCTTGCCTCTGGTTGTTCCTAGACAACAATAGCCAACAGAAGGTCCTTTGAAGATATCATCTGAGGCATCTAGGTTATCATAGTCAACAACCTTCTGTTCCTGAAAGAAAAGGTCAggataaaaatggaaattattttgatgcaaaaaaatgagtgataaaataataataatgtagcaATTATGAGTCACCGATTACCTAAcctagttgcctattcaatggtgcattacatgtatattttcccaGATTTAAGCTCTAGATGCTAAAGCCGCTTGGCGCATTCatggaattaatcctgccgggtaaccattcacctcaactgggtcgagtgcagcagtgtggatCAATTTATTGCTGTtcaaaggaaaacatgccatggctggggtTTGAACCAACATCCATCTGATTGAAAGATGAGAatcctaaccactagaccatgattttgtatacaatagGTATCCTGGACAAAATCACATCATCAGCTAAACCACAGCCAGGGTTTCAGAGAGGCATTCCCTggacccatttcataaaagGGTACAACTATTGTAACCTTGCCATCATGGCCATGTTATCACCGTAGCTGTATCTTCATCACagtattttttcatcaaatttgtggtgtaaaattgttttttacTCACTAATATTAAGTGCTTATTTGTCAGCAAGTTTTATAATATCAAAATGTATTGGCCTATTATCTGATCCCTACCCTTTAATCTAGGCAGAAGATGCAGCTTTTGTACATGTGTATGTGCCTTCAAGAGAGTCacacagtaggtggtttcaaagttcaaaccgcctcgatcacaagaatccccgttaaattacgagaactttttaaggctagaaaatacccgttaattattcctgcattcacaccgccccgaaacacatccttcgggataagttcccgaagttacgagcatgcgcagtgtggtctgataagcaggcaaggcgggagattcaaaatcactagcccagcagccacccacgccgccgcgcccaacgacacgctgggataaaagttcccgtaatttgctttcacatcgccaaaatacctgcgaccttggaaaaatccccacgaaagttctcgtaatttcgccaagtacctactatttagcgggtattttctttcggggatattacgcgtagtttgctttcacattaccaaaatacctggtattttctgatcggggtaaatttcccgatcagagaatacctggaactggcgaacttcgaggcggtctgaaaccacctagttaCACAAAAACATAGGCAATACGTCCTACTTGGAAGATTACACACAGTCACCAACTCCGGTCTTGCCTTAGTGCTTGTTATGATATGGACTAAGATTCGTGGCAGGCTTTTCGTAGTGAAAAGTGGCAGCAGGCATTTGCCGCATCAGACGTATTGCTGATATTTGGCCTAACAGTATGAGActgttaaagcctgtgtatagctttggtaaagggtcaataatgtgattgataatcgaatatcatctaatatgacagtcttactgaagcgtagagaccgttagatatttttccaactgcacttctctgagaaaatttcaaatattcaaatcttggatatatagtgccctctctcggcgatgcttgttttgaattaaaaaaatgggcatttaatctcttatcttataaatttagtgattagatatccaaaagttacagacaaagaacatatcttgaaagtttcagcccattccatgatttggaataggatagatattttaatttgatcgggtgacccgatcaagttaaatttccatgcaaaatcgcaaaatttatcttgtaaaacacattttcatttcatatcctccacatcataactgttatagggcatatccattcatattagctagcaatgaattggaatagtgataggtgcattttggtggatttaccaaaactatacacaagctttaaaggggaagttcaccctgaagaaaactttgttgtaaaaatagcagaaaaaatagtaaaaaatattggtgaaggtttgaggaaaatccgttaaagagtaagaaagttattagagttaaaagttttggatttgtgacgtcataaacgagcagctgtcccatgtgttatgtaatataaaatgcatacatttcaaattttgtatggttcctgatgacttaattttgttttcttttcatgatcgggtgtgaaacgatgtGTCTATTGACATACAAAAGTTACactgaaaaccattttcaattttctgagaaaatgacatttcattgattttttaccattcgctatgtaggaatgctgctcgcatgacgtcacaaatcaaataattgaaattctaataactttttaattatttgatgaatttttctcaaaccttcggcaatatttttcattaatttttctgctatttttacaataaactttttgtcagggtgaacttcctctttaaaagcaaaaacaaaagcTGCAGCCTCTGCATAGATTATAATCATAGGCCAACTCATTCCTGGCAccctaaaatattaatttaagTTGGAACAACTTATGTTTAGCTTTGGGGTGGCTGCAAGGTCATGATCATTACTTACTGCTGAGAAATCCTTGAAGACATCCCCTTTAAGAGGAACCTCCCGTCGACCAATCAAGAAGACCTTACTGAAGATCTTCGTCCTGGCCAGCTCCTGTACCAGGGCCTTCCCGCATTCTCCTGTGTACCCTGCCACGAATGCAGTCTTTCCAAGGGCTCTGAACTTCTCCATCTCGTCCTGGAGAGGGGGCGGTTTACCCTCGGCCCCTTTGGTACTTTCTGGTTCAGGTTCTGCTGCTGGTTGGGTTTCCGGGGAGACTGGAGGGGCAGATTCCTGTTCTGTTGGGGGCTCCTGCTGTTGCTTCTGTTCGTCGGCCATATTCTATTACGATAAATAATGTGTTTATATCATAAACATATTGCACACTAAAGTAATTAACCCATTTAGAGATTCAACCCGCATATATCTGTGGGTTGGATTCAATGCAATCATCCAGTCTTCATTGCAACACagtacagagctgccaacctttgAACGAGTGAAGTCTAGGCCTACTCTAGTCTAGTCaatgataaatatcattaaaattacatgatgtttatcaaccgaaacaaaaattttacaaTTCGTGATATTTAGCGGCCAAagcaagtatttttaaaaatctaaattGGCAGCTCTACACACGTGTGGCATCTAGGTATCGATAACAAAAGACTGCAAATTGGTGACGTCAACAGACTGGGTAAGTGAACGCTCGtgctcttcttttttttcaattttactcctatttatttcataaacattagaaactttatgaaacactggGGTAGTTTGGGCGCAAAACAAAAcgtaaattggtgatttaggtctagtTTCACCGTGGGAAATCATAGCAGGTATGTTACAAAAGCGCCCTCTTTGTGCATTCTGAATGAGGCATTGAGTGTGCGGACTAGAGAATTGCAGGGTGACTGTGGGGGCATTGCTTTGTATTGTGTTTGCATGTGCAAGGAAAGGTTATTCCCCATGACATCATTGTTTTTACGTAGTTGAATGTTTATGGCAGCTGTCtggacttgaaaaaaaatcttactcaGTGATCTTGCGACTCTGTGTGCTGCTGGAACTTTGGCCTTGCTTTCAACCTCTTGCTATATTAACAAGTATCATCCCACTCAAGGTATTCATTCCGATAGAGCAACCTTAACTATATTGTGCCTTTTTTTTGTggtgaaatttgaatgaaatctacTGACGCtaaatgtgttttttatgtCCGTTTCGGCAAAGTCTGTTATTTTGGGGAGTGTTGTTGAGCACTTCCATATGCCAATGTATGCGCATTGTTGTTTTCTATTCGTGCACCTTGGTCCCAGTTAAGATCACGACTTTTGGcttaaaaacaaaggaatacataAGAATTGAATAGGCAATTTATACAACCTTAAAACTACaatgactttcttatttcagGGGCTATTGTGATAAATGAAGTGTTAAATTAAAGGTCTTGATTAGCTCTAAATGGTGCCAAGAAGAAAACAccttatttttgaaatattttttttgcaatgtaCCTAATCATAGCCTCTAGACGGCCAGGTATGGGTATCTGTCTCAGGCACTAGGCAGGCTTCATGGGGAGTAAGCCTACGTTAGTAGCAATATAACCTCGTTCGTAGGATAAGTGGTTACTGCCGGTTAGTAGATGACTTTACTTCCCAGAAGCCTCTAGCTCTAGGCTaagccactcattcaatgaacaaggttttctatttaggcctatttatttattttatttatttttttaattggcagtgtatacagccacacgcgtgtgtctttaccatccagccacacgcgtgtggttatatccagaacacctatctgtggataccgccacacgctgccagtaataacagtaaaacgcgtaggtaggtctgaccgtctatatcacgatcaaaataacctcatttcttcattaaattcttacattctaaaccactctgatttctttaaatcgttttaatttcattctcaccgtcttctttccttgcttttcttgtcttgttacaaaaggccgcctgttaaatagcaaatttccacactttttctacttgtgtcgattctctactgactctaggctatgtgcgcgtacgtgcgaaacccaaactgtgtatgtctactactgcgctgcgctaacgctgtatgggtctgccaccgcgaaggaagccagaatcgacacaagtagaaaaagagaatttgctgttaaaaagacgaccgtttgtaacaagacaagaaaagcaaggagagaagacggtgagaatgaaattgaaacgatctaaggatatcaa includes these proteins:
- the LOC121417449 gene encoding oxidoreductase HTATIP2-like, producing MADEQKQQQEPPTEQESAPPVSPETQPAAEPEPESTKGAEGKPPPLQDEMEKFRALGKTAFVAGYTGECGKALVQELARTKIFSKVFLIGRREVPLKGDVFKDFSAEQKVVDYDNLDASDDIFKGPSVGYCCLGTTRGKAGKEGFKKVDHDYVMKIGELAKKNGCEQYHLVSSVGANAKSSMLYLKVKGQTEEETAELGFDKFAIYRPGMLMCHREEFRFGESIARVVGAPFEYFSPGKITNTTLSVGQAMIARTVKPADTAKVIVEGKEIYRASKEVTG